In Candidatus Effluviviaceae Genus I sp., the genomic stretch TTCACCAACGCCTGGCGCGTTCTTGGTCCCCGCGCCGCCGTCCCGGTACTCATCGCGGACATCGCGAAGGGGGTCGTCGCGGTGCTCGCGATCGCGCCCGCTCTCGGCGGCGGCTCTCCGCTCGGACCGACGGGCGTTCGGCTCGCGGCGGGCGTCGCGGCGATCGCGGGCCACGCGTGGCCGGTGTTCGCCGGCTTCCGGGGAGGGAAGGGCGTGGCCACCGCGTGCGGCGTGTTCCTTGCGCTCTCGCCGCTCGCGACGCTCGCGGCGGCGGCGGTCTGGTGCGCGCTCGTCGCCGCCACACGGTACGTGTCGCTCGGGTCGATCGCGGGAGCGCTCGCGCTGCCGTGGGGCGTCTGGGTCGAGGCGCGGCGGGCCGGCACGGCGCAGCCCGCGGCGCTCGTGGCCGCCGCGGCCGTCGTGGCGGCGCTCATCGTGGCGAGGCACCGCTCCAACGTCGGACGCCTCCTCGCCGGCACGGAGAACCGGTTCGGCGCCGCGCGGCCGGCCGGGCCGAAGGGAGGCGACCGATGAGCCGTGTCGCGGTCCTGGGCGCGGGCAGCTGGGGCACGACGCTCGGTCTCGTGCTGCACGGGAAGGGACACCAGGTCGTCCTGTGGGAGCACGACGCCGCGCAGGTCCAGGCCATCCCGCGCGACCAAGAGAACAGGCGGTTCCTCCCGGGCATTCCCGTGCCGCCCGCCGTCGCCGTGACGGGCGACATCGGGAGCGCGCTCTCCGGCGCGGACGCCGTCGTCGCCGCCGTCCCCTCGCACGCGATGCGGGCCGTCGCGGAGCGCGCCGCGAAGCGCCTGCGCCCGGACGCGCTCGTGGTGAACGTCGCGAAGGGCATCGAGAACGGCACGCTCCTCAGGATGTCCGAGGTGCTCTCGGAGACGCTCGGCCGCCCGGACGCGCGCCGCATCGCGTCGCTGGTCGGCCCGAGCCACGCGGAGGAGGTGAGCCGCGGGCTTCCCACGGCCGTCGTGTCCGCCGCGCGCGAACAGGAGGTCGCCGTGGCCGCCCGCGATCTCCTCATGACGCCTCGCCTCAGGGTCTACACGAACACCGACGTCGTCGGCGTCGAGCTCGCCGTGTCGCTCAAGAACGTCATC encodes the following:
- the plsY gene encoding glycerol-3-phosphate 1-O-acyltransferase PlsY, whose translation is MVPTLLVAALSYLVGSIPAGDIAARLRGTSLRTAGSGNPGFTNAWRVLGPRAAVPVLIADIAKGVVAVLAIAPALGGGSPLGPTGVRLAAGVAAIAGHAWPVFAGFRGGKGVATACGVFLALSPLATLAAAAVWCALVAATRYVSLGSIAGALALPWGVWVEARRAGTAQPAALVAAAAVVAALIVARHRSNVGRLLAGTENRFGAARPAGPKGGDR
- a CDS encoding NAD(P)-dependent glycerol-3-phosphate dehydrogenase, with translation MSRVAVLGAGSWGTTLGLVLHGKGHQVVLWEHDAAQVQAIPRDQENRRFLPGIPVPPAVAVTGDIGSALSGADAVVAAVPSHAMRAVAERAAKRLRPDALVVNVAKGIENGTLLRMSEVLSETLGRPDARRIASLVGPSHAEEVSRGLPTAVVSAAREQEVAVAARDLLMTPRLRVYTNTDVVGVELAVSLKNVIAIAAGICDGLGYGDNTKGALLTRGLAEITRLGVAMGGEPATFAGLSGMGDLITTCISRHSRNRYVGEQIAGGRSLREILDSMVMVAEGVRTTTSAVDLSRRHGVEMPIAEQMAAVLFDGKDPREAIGELMMRDPKPENAAPSR